Proteins from a genomic interval of Oncorhynchus kisutch isolate 150728-3 linkage group LG28, Okis_V2, whole genome shotgun sequence:
- the zgc:64002 gene encoding nicotinamide N-methyltransferase — protein MGECHQAKFDPKTYFNYCYQFAAVPGQKDNSRFVSFVLCQLSKTFSTGKYRGQRLIEVGTGPTIHTLISACEYYDEIVVSDYVDSNRKEIEKWLKAEEGCLDWNAHLQYVCDLERKRTPAIISDTLRQRVKQVLKCDICLENPFHPVTVPPADCVLSSLCLEAACKDRESYRRSLSSMVDLLRSGGVLVLIGDLDETFYTVGEQRFDCVNLSEEFITETLSKLGLSVEEFTLQQAEDRDSNHKCDYAASFHLIAIKH, from the exons ATGGGAGAGTGCCACCAGGCCAAGTTTGACCCAAAGACCTACTTCAACTACTGCTACCAGTTTGCTGCTGTCCCGGGCCAGAAAGACAACAGCCGCTTCGTCTCCTTCGTCCTGTGTCAGCTCAGCAAGACCTTCTCAACAG GGAAGTACAGGGGCCAGAGGCTGATAGAGGTGGGTACAGGGCCGACCATCCACACGCTGATCAGTGCCTGTGAGTACTATGATGAGATCGTGGTATCGGACTACGTGGACAGCAACAGGAAGGAGATTGAGAAGTGGCTGAAAGCCGAGGAGGGATGTTTAGACTGGAACGCTCACCTCCAGTATGTCTGTGATCTGGAGAGGAAAAG AACCCCAGCGATCATCTCAGACACTCTCCGTCAGAGGGTTAAACAGGTTCTAAAGTGCGACATCTGCTTGGAGAACCCGTTCCACCCTGTCACAGTTCCTCCTGCGGACTGTGTCCTCTCCTCGCTGTGCCTGGAAGCGGCGTGTAAGGACCGCGAGTCCTACCGCCGCTCGCTGTCCTCCATGGTGGACCTACTGAGGTCTGGAGGGGTCCTGGTCCTGATCGGGGACCTGGATGAGACCTTCTACACGGTGGGAGAGCAGAGGTTCGACTGTGTCAACCTGAGCGAGGAGTTCATCACCGAGACGCTGTCGAAGCTGGGACTGTCTGTGGAGGAGTTCACTCTGCAGCAGGCTGAGGACCGGGACAGCAACCACAAGTGTGACTACGCCGCCTCCTTCCATCTGATTGCCATCAAACACTGA